The genomic window GCCGCCCCGCGCGTGACCACAATGGGGCAGCGCGGATTGAGCCCGCGCAATTCCTGCAACGCCTGCGCCTCGCTCGCGCCGGGGAAGAAAAAGGCGAGGTCCTCATCACTGAACTTGAGGAGGTCGGCCCGCTTGGTCACGGCGGCGAACACAGCCGGGTAGTCGGGGTGACGGTGGGCAATGCGGGCGTTGGGGTCGAAACTGATGCGGACGCCTGCCGCCCGCGCCGCCTCGATGACCCCGAGCAGCGTGTCGGCGAGCGGCCAGCGGGCGAGGCTGATGCCGCCTACGTGCAGCCAGCGGGCGGCGCCGAGCCAGCCGCCGGGGAGCCGGGTGGGGTCGAAGTGCAGGTCGGCGCTGTTTTCACCCAGAAAGCGGTACTGCGGGGGCCGGGTGCTGTACACCACCGCCATCAGAGTGGGGGCGGGTACGCGCTGCAAAAAGCGGGGGTCGAGGCCCGCTTCCAGCGACTCGCGGTGCAGGTCGTCTCCGAAGTTGTCCTGCCCCACCGCGCCCGCGAAGGCGCTCGGCACTCCCAGGCGGGCGCAGGCGCGGGCCACGTTCCAGCCCGCGCCGCCGGGGTGGGCGTGCCAGGTGTTGCCCCCGGCGGTCACGAGGTCGGTCAGCGCTTCGCCCGCGCTCACGATCAGGGGCAGAGAGGTCATCCGCGCAGGATACGGGCGCCCCGGCCCCAGGCGGTAGACCCCCGGCCTACCTGCCGGCGTGGGGGCCAGGGGAGGGGAGAGGCGCTCAGCTCGTGGCTTTTTTCAGTTCGGCCAGCAGTTCGGCGGGGTCGCTCAGCACGTGGCTTTCGGTGCTCAGGCCCGGCGAGCCCCCAGCGCGCAGCACCACGCAGGCGACGCCGGCAGCGCGGGCGGCGCGGGCGTCGTAGGTGGTGTCGCCCACGAACAGGGCCTGCTCGGCGCTGACCCCCGCCTTGGCGAGCGCGGCCTGCAACACGTCGGGCTCGGGCTTGGTCTGCTGCACCTCGTCGGAGCGCACCCGCACCGGTACGAGGTCGCTCACGCCGATCTGCTCGAGCAGCGCGTCCACGATTTCGTCCTCGCCGCTCGATGCGAGCACCACTT from Deinococcus radiodurans R1 = ATCC 13939 = DSM 20539 includes these protein-coding regions:
- a CDS encoding carbohydrate kinase family protein; the encoded protein is MTSLPLIVSAGEALTDLVTAGGNTWHAHPGGAGWNVARACARLGVPSAFAGAVGQDNFGDDLHRESLEAGLDPRFLQRVPAPTLMAVVYSTRPPQYRFLGENSADLHFDPTRLPGGWLGAARWLHVGGISLARWPLADTLLGVIEAARAAGVRISFDPNARIAHRHPDYPAVFAAVTKRADLLKFSDEDLAFFFPGASEAQALQELRGLNPRCPIVVTRGAAGASLYHSAGRVDLPTVPVEVADTVGAGDSLCAGLLVSATERPDALWTEHLRFGLGAASVTCAHAGAYAPTREEVAALSSGK